From a single Phragmites australis chromosome 7, lpPhrAust1.1, whole genome shotgun sequence genomic region:
- the LOC133923790 gene encoding uncharacterized protein LOC133923790 yields the protein MLALQKFVQAIVVLFSNEYLRAPTTADTARLLAEGERRGFPGMLGSIDCMHWVWKNCLKAWHGAYMGHTRKPSVVLEAVVSYDLWIWHAFFGMPGSLNDINVLHRSNLFTRLTDGTAPNVSYTVNGNRYDMRYYLGDGIYPEWTTIVKAIPAPRGNKSVHFSAMQASVRKDVERAFGVLQSRFAIVRGPARVWDQSTLQNIMTACVIMHNMIIEDEHGNASTEQVFNFMGETTTVHRDPDQGVLHYVEATQAIRNRAMHHQLRDDLVEHLWSLHGAQ from the coding sequence ATGCTGGCATTGCAGAAGTTTGTCCAGGCTATTGTCGTGCTTTTCTCTAATGAATATCTCCGTGCTCCCACCACAGCGGATACCGCTCGCCTCTTGGCCGAAGGCGAGCGGCgagggttccccgggatgctGGGGAGCATCGACTGCATGCATTGGGTATGGAAGAACTGTCTGAAAGCGTGGCATGGTGCTTATATGGGCCATACTCGCAAGCCTTCCGTAGTTTTGGAGGCGGTTGTGTCATACGATttatggatttggcatgctttctttggGATGCCTGGTAGTCTGAACGATATAAATGTTTTGCACCGGTCTAACTTATTTACCAGGCTCACCGATGGGACTGCACCAAACGTGTCGTACACCGTTAATGGTAACAGGTACGACATGAGGTACTACCTCGGCGACGGCATTTACCCCGAATGGACGACCATAGTGAAGGCAATTCCAGCACCAAGAGGCAACAAGAGCGTCCATTTCTCCGCCATGCAAGCATCTGTCCGTAAGGATGTTGAACGTGCATTTGGTGTCTTACAGTCGAGGTTTGCCATAGTCCGCGGACCTGCTAGAGTTTGGGATCAAAGCACACTGCAGAATATAATGACTGCATGTGTCattatgcacaacatgataattgagGACGAACATGGAAACGCTTCAACGGAGCAGGTGTTCAACTTTATGGGGGAAACAACGACAGTGCATCGAGATCCAGACCAAGGAGTCCTGCATTATGTCGAAGCCACTCAAGCTATCAGGAACCGTGCAATGCACCACCAATTACGTGACGACCTTGTTGAGCACCTCTGGAGTCTACATGGAGCACAGTAG
- the LOC133923414 gene encoding uncharacterized protein LOC133923414, giving the protein MDPPQDQHGGSSTNPIYIEGVRSIHIPDSSPLKMSKPSKLSYYRGSVRSGNQSDEIKACDAIILRFKGSIGQIKYDRLAAVDHPCILKSLGYGRGIGEHRYHTFFALKPFETTFQVYVEKNGPGVDQNGRFTEDFIKLISNVTYGIEELHSLGYYCPDLAGDNIAVIRQSDSISAKLWEFRSCSSDQDKEKSGDWLRLGYLILKAADFGDEATDLFKRIKSGQLKGKSILKHSALLTVRKKFKNVLALYFHLSLNYQSEPNQSQNQKEFKVSDICAANLKNDLDKRLYWEIPSWVSKRCSTHPLKTLRGFITQLRNIIEHEVGYIPDEMTRELTFKEKADGKKVKDLEHHLQDSCGKIFWAVQMLVAELNLNS; this is encoded by the exons ATGGACCCTCCTCAAGATCAGCATGGAGGATCATCCACCAATCCTATTTATATTGAg GGAGTTAGATCTATACATATTCCAGACTCTAGTCCCTTGAAGATGAGTAAGCCATCAAAGTTGTCTTACTACAGAGGATCTGTTAGATCTGGGAATCAGAGTGATGAAATAAAAGCATGTGATGCCATCATTTTAAGATTTAAGGGGTCAATTGGTCAAATTAAGTATGATCGACTTGCTGCTGTTGACCACCCATGTATTCTCAAATCTCTTGGATATGGGAGGGGAATCGGGGAGCACCGCTATCACACTTTTTTTGCACTTAAACCATTTGAGACCACATTTCAAGTATATGTTGAAAAGAATGGCCCTGGTGTTGATCAAAATGGCAGATTCACTGAAGACTTTATTAAATTGATCAG TAATGTCACCTATGGCATAGAAGAGTTGCACAGTTTGGGCTACTACTGTCCTGATCTTGCTGGGGATAACATTGCAGTTATCAGACAATCTGATTCGATAAGTGCAAAACTATGGGAATTCCGTAGTTGCAGTTcag atcaagacaaagaaaaaagtgGAGATTGGCTTAGGCTGGGGTACCTGATTCTCAAAGCAGCAGATTTCGGTGATGAGGCAACAGATCTttttaaaaggataaaaagtGGCCAACTAAAAGG AAAATCTATTCTGAAACACAGTGCCTTATTAACTGTAAGGAAAAAGTTTAAAAATGTTCTCGCTTTATACTTCCATCTGTCACTAAATTATCAGAGCGAGCCAAATCAGAGTCAAAACCAGAAGGAGTTCAAAGTTTCTGACATATGTGCAGCTAATCTGAAGaatgatttggataagaggTTGTATTGGGAAATTCCCAGTTGGGTATCTAAACGATGTTCAACACATCCACTGAAAACATTAAGAGGGTTTATAACTCAGCTGAGGAATATTATTGAGCATGAGGTTGGATATATACCTGATGAG ATGACCCGTGAATTGACTTTCAAAGAGAAAGCGGATGGTAAAAAGGTGAAGGATCTTGAACACCATCTTCAAGATTCCTGTGGAAAGATCTTTTGGGCTGTGCAGATGCTGGTGGCAGAACTGAACCTGAATTCCTGA